A single window of Microbaculum marinisediminis DNA harbors:
- a CDS encoding TRAP transporter large permease: protein MGGLQHSLDIAMFVVVCVVLLAGYPVAFTLAGVALVFGVIGYLAGVFDLSFFLAFPQRIFGTMTNEVLVAVPLFVFMGVMLERSRVAEELLETMGRLFGKMRGGLGISVTIVGMLLAASTGIVGATVVTMGLLSLPTMLRYGYSPRLATGAIAASGTLGQIIPPSIVLVILGDQLSNAYQKAQLDMGIFSPETVSVGDLFAGALIPGLVLVGMYLVYQVFMAIVKPETSPPMPAADTGDVGLGKVLHALLPPILLIVAVLGSILAGVATPTEAAAVGAIGATLLAGYRLDETRPWPVYIAGLSLIGVLVLTGFMDLRVARTEIPTADMAGIWVAAAFCIGIAYGLLISLLRVYRGAVLVPVMQTTTQITAMVFVILIGAALFSLVFRGLGGEEMVHAALQGMPGGALGAMIAVMLLMFFLGFFLDFLEIVFVVVPLVAPILLTLEMPDGGTMSPVWLGIMMAVNLQTSFLTPPFGFALFYLRGVAPASVKTMDIYRGIIPFVFIQLIALVVLWYMPALATWLPGVVYN from the coding sequence ATGGGCGGCCTCCAGCACTCCCTCGACATCGCGATGTTCGTCGTCGTTTGCGTCGTGTTGCTGGCCGGCTATCCGGTGGCGTTCACGCTCGCCGGCGTCGCGCTGGTCTTCGGCGTCATCGGCTACCTGGCCGGCGTCTTCGACCTGTCGTTCTTCCTCGCCTTCCCGCAACGCATCTTCGGCACGATGACCAACGAGGTGCTGGTCGCGGTGCCGCTGTTCGTGTTCATGGGCGTCATGCTCGAGCGCTCGCGCGTGGCCGAGGAGTTGCTCGAGACCATGGGCCGGCTCTTCGGCAAGATGCGCGGCGGCCTGGGCATTTCGGTGACGATCGTCGGCATGCTGCTCGCCGCCTCGACGGGCATCGTCGGCGCGACCGTCGTCACCATGGGGCTCCTGTCGCTTCCGACCATGCTGCGCTACGGCTATTCGCCGCGGCTGGCGACCGGCGCGATCGCCGCGTCCGGCACGCTCGGCCAGATCATTCCGCCCTCGATCGTGCTCGTCATCCTCGGCGACCAGCTGTCCAACGCCTACCAGAAGGCCCAGCTCGACATGGGCATCTTCTCGCCGGAGACGGTGTCGGTCGGTGACCTGTTCGCCGGGGCGCTGATCCCGGGGCTCGTCCTGGTCGGCATGTATCTGGTCTACCAGGTCTTCATGGCGATCGTTAAGCCGGAGACGTCTCCGCCCATGCCGGCGGCGGATACGGGCGACGTCGGCCTAGGCAAGGTTCTGCACGCGTTGCTGCCACCGATCCTGCTGATCGTCGCCGTGCTCGGCTCGATCCTGGCCGGTGTGGCCACGCCGACCGAGGCGGCCGCCGTCGGCGCCATCGGCGCGACCCTTCTGGCGGGGTACCGCCTGGACGAGACCCGGCCGTGGCCGGTCTATATCGCGGGCCTGTCGCTGATCGGCGTCCTGGTTCTGACCGGTTTCATGGACCTGCGCGTCGCGCGCACCGAGATTCCGACCGCCGACATGGCCGGGATCTGGGTCGCGGCCGCGTTCTGCATCGGGATCGCCTACGGGCTTCTGATATCGCTCTTGCGCGTGTACCGCGGCGCGGTTCTGGTGCCGGTGATGCAGACCACCACGCAGATCACCGCGATGGTGTTCGTGATCCTGATCGGCGCGGCGCTGTTCAGCCTCGTGTTCCGCGGCCTGGGCGGCGAAGAGATGGTGCACGCCGCGCTGCAGGGCATGCCCGGCGGTGCGCTCGGCGCGATGATCGCCGTCATGCTGCTGATGTTCTTCCTCGGCTTCTTCCTGGACTTCCTGGAGATCGTCTTCGTGGTCGTGCCGCTGGTCGCGCCGATCCTGCTGACGCTGGAGATGCCGGACGGCGGCACCATGAGTCCGGTCTGGCTCGGCATCATGATGGCGGTGAACCTGCAGACCTCGTTCCTGACGCCGCCCTTCGGCTTCGCGCTGTTCTATCTGCGCGGGGTGGCGCCGGCATCCGTCAAGACGATGGACATCTACCGGGGCATAATTCCCTTCGTCTTTATTCAGTTGATCGCACTTGTCGTGCTTTGGTACATGCCGGCACTGGCAACCTGGCTACCTGGCGTGGTGTACAACTGA
- a CDS encoding agmatine deiminase family protein: MASTRGFHMPAEWSAHRRTWMAWPVAETVLEGTGGADGAYRAWAAVANAIAGFEPVVMLAPPGGKAQARGYLEAGVEVVEHDIAESWMRDFGPTFVLGPEGRLGAVDWTFNGWGGRTFPDNKVDALIARFVAERAGAERFASRLVNEGGAIHVDGEGTVMLTESVQLNANRNPNWTKAEVEAEIHALLGTRTAIWLKQGLESDCDDTGTDGHVDTLACFLRPGLVLAHRQPDPAHPDYDIARENIATLKAARDAAGRTLDVIEIDAPAQRFKANGEPLSCTYVNFSFVNGGVVLCGFDDPKDEEVVDLFRRLFNDRRIVQVPATRIFEGGGGIHCITQQEPLARAG, from the coding sequence ATGGCTTCGACACGCGGTTTCCACATGCCCGCCGAATGGTCGGCCCATCGCCGTACCTGGATGGCCTGGCCGGTGGCGGAGACCGTGCTCGAGGGAACCGGCGGCGCGGACGGCGCCTATCGGGCCTGGGCGGCGGTCGCCAATGCGATCGCCGGGTTCGAGCCTGTCGTCATGCTGGCGCCGCCGGGGGGCAAGGCGCAGGCGCGCGGCTATCTCGAGGCCGGCGTCGAGGTCGTCGAGCATGACATCGCCGAATCGTGGATGCGCGATTTCGGCCCCACCTTCGTACTCGGCCCGGAGGGCAGGCTCGGCGCGGTCGACTGGACCTTCAACGGCTGGGGCGGGCGCACCTTTCCGGACAACAAGGTCGATGCGCTGATCGCCCGTTTCGTCGCTGAGCGGGCGGGGGCCGAACGGTTCGCCTCCAGGCTCGTCAACGAGGGCGGCGCGATCCATGTGGACGGGGAGGGCACGGTGATGCTGACCGAATCCGTCCAGCTCAACGCCAACCGCAATCCGAACTGGACCAAGGCCGAGGTCGAGGCCGAGATCCACGCGTTGCTCGGCACCCGCACGGCGATCTGGCTGAAACAGGGGCTCGAGTCCGACTGCGACGACACCGGCACCGACGGACACGTCGACACGCTGGCCTGTTTCCTGAGGCCGGGCCTGGTGCTCGCCCACCGCCAGCCGGATCCGGCCCATCCCGACTACGATATCGCCCGCGAGAACATCGCCACCCTGAAAGCCGCTAGAGATGCCGCCGGACGCACGCTCGACGTCATCGAGATCGACGCGCCGGCGCAGCGGTTCAAGGCGAACGGCGAGCCGCTGTCCTGCACCTACGTGAATTTCTCGTTCGTCAACGGCGGCGTGGTGCTGTGCGGCTTCGACGATCCGAAGGATGAGGAGGTCGTCGACCTGTTCCGCCGCCTGTTCAACGACCGGCGGATCGTGCAGGTGCCGGCCACCCGCATCTTCGAGGGCGGCGGCGGCATCCACTGCATCACCCAGCAGGAACCGCTGGCGCGGGCCGGATGA
- the nthB gene encoding nitrile hydratase subunit beta — MNGVHDMGGMQDFGPVVPEPNEPIFHADWERQVLALTLAMAAPGGWNIDMSRHARESLPPAQYLSSSYYQIWLAGLEKLMSERGLLTGEEIETGRAAEPPKSVDRILKAENVAGVLASGTPYERPADEPARFKTGDRVRARNLHPEGHTRLVRYVRGHAGTITRVHGCHVFPDASAHGLGERAHWLYSVRFTARELWGEEASARDTVQVDLWEPYLEPA; from the coding sequence ATGAACGGGGTCCACGACATGGGCGGGATGCAGGATTTCGGTCCCGTCGTCCCCGAACCGAACGAGCCGATTTTCCACGCCGACTGGGAACGCCAGGTGCTGGCGCTGACGCTCGCCATGGCCGCGCCGGGGGGCTGGAACATCGACATGTCGCGCCACGCCCGCGAGAGCCTGCCCCCCGCGCAATACCTATCGTCCAGCTACTATCAGATCTGGCTCGCCGGCCTCGAGAAACTGATGAGCGAACGCGGTCTCCTGACTGGCGAGGAAATCGAGACGGGTCGTGCGGCCGAGCCCCCGAAGTCCGTCGACCGCATTCTGAAGGCCGAGAACGTGGCCGGGGTGCTCGCCAGCGGCACGCCCTACGAACGGCCGGCGGACGAGCCGGCACGGTTCAAGACCGGCGACAGGGTGCGCGCCAGGAACCTCCATCCCGAGGGGCATACGCGGCTGGTGCGCTACGTGCGCGGCCATGCCGGCACGATCACCCGCGTGCACGGCTGCCACGTCTTCCCCGATGCCAGCGCGCACGGGCTCGGCGAACGGGCCCACTGGCTCTACTCGGTGCGCTTCACCGCGCGCGAGCTCTGGGGCGAGGAAGCCTCGGCGCGCGATACCGTGCAGGTCGATCTCTGGGAGCCCTATCTTGAGCCCGCCTGA
- the nthA gene encoding nitrile hydratase subunit alpha, translated as MSGDHHDHDHDSSELSPTALRVRALESLLVEKGYVEQAALDKLIDTYEHKVGPRNGARVVARAWSDPAYLERLREDATAAIAELDFTGRQGEHIVIVENTPDVHNMVVCTLCSCYPWPVLGLPPVWYKSPPYRSRAVIDPRGVLSEFGVELPEETEIRVWDSTAEVRYLVIPMRPDHTEGLDEEALAALVTRNAMIGTGIALSPEEACAEGGGE; from the coding sequence ATGTCCGGTGACCACCACGACCATGACCACGACAGTTCGGAGCTGTCCCCGACGGCGTTGCGGGTCCGCGCGCTGGAATCCCTCCTCGTCGAGAAGGGCTATGTCGAACAGGCGGCGCTCGACAAACTGATCGACACCTACGAGCACAAGGTGGGCCCGCGGAATGGCGCCCGCGTCGTCGCCAGGGCCTGGAGCGACCCGGCGTACCTGGAACGCCTGCGCGAAGACGCAACGGCGGCGATCGCCGAGCTCGATTTCACCGGCCGGCAAGGCGAGCACATCGTGATCGTCGAGAACACGCCCGACGTGCACAACATGGTCGTCTGCACCCTGTGCTCCTGCTACCCGTGGCCGGTGCTGGGCCTTCCCCCCGTCTGGTACAAATCGCCGCCCTACCGGTCGCGCGCCGTGATCGACCCGCGCGGCGTTCTCTCCGAATTCGGGGTGGAGCTGCCCGAGGAGACCGAAATCCGGGTGTGGGATTCGACGGCCGAGGTCCGTTACCTGGTGATCCCCATGCGGCCGGACCACACCGAGGGCCTGGACGAGGAGGCGCTGGCCGCGCTCGTCACCCGCAACGCGATGATCGGAACGGGGATCGCCCTGTCACCCGAGGAAGCGTGCGCTGAGGGAGGGGGCGAATGA
- a CDS encoding TRAP transporter substrate-binding protein has protein sequence MDRRSFLKKAGIGSAAAASAAAASFPTPAISQGTMELKMVTTWPKNFPGLGTGAQRAADRITALTDGRITVKVFAAGELVPPFESFDAVSQGTADMYHAADYYWLGKHTAYAFFCAVPLGMTYAEQSAWIAYGGGQELWDELGAGFNIKSLLCGNTGTQMAGWFKNEVKSLEDLKGLKFRMPGLGGELMRQIGVNVINLPGGEIFPALQSGAIDGADWVGPWNDLAFGFYKVAKNYYYPNMSEGGAAIGLGINKGVWDKLSPTDQEIFKSAAAAENSQFYADFNANNAKSLNTLINEHGVKVSHFPDDIIDALGKAAPDVLASAATDDIGKRIHDAYLKSRDDYRGWSQVAEPAYVRDRARVLGS, from the coding sequence ATGGATCGTCGTTCGTTTCTGAAGAAGGCCGGCATCGGCAGCGCTGCCGCTGCCAGCGCGGCCGCCGCTTCGTTCCCGACGCCCGCCATCTCGCAGGGCACAATGGAACTGAAGATGGTGACCACCTGGCCGAAGAACTTCCCCGGCCTGGGCACCGGAGCCCAGCGCGCCGCCGACCGCATCACGGCGCTGACCGACGGTCGGATCACCGTCAAGGTGTTCGCCGCCGGCGAACTCGTGCCGCCGTTCGAGTCCTTCGATGCGGTCTCGCAGGGCACCGCGGACATGTATCACGCCGCCGATTACTACTGGCTCGGCAAGCATACGGCCTACGCCTTCTTCTGTGCCGTTCCGCTCGGCATGACGTACGCCGAACAGTCTGCGTGGATCGCCTATGGCGGCGGTCAGGAGCTCTGGGACGAGCTCGGCGCCGGCTTCAACATCAAGTCTCTTCTGTGCGGAAACACCGGCACCCAGATGGCCGGGTGGTTCAAGAACGAGGTGAAGAGCCTCGAGGACCTCAAGGGCCTGAAGTTCCGCATGCCCGGGCTCGGTGGCGAGCTGATGCGGCAGATCGGCGTCAACGTGATCAACCTCCCGGGCGGCGAGATCTTCCCGGCGCTGCAGTCCGGCGCCATCGACGGCGCGGACTGGGTGGGGCCGTGGAACGATCTGGCCTTCGGTTTCTACAAGGTCGCCAAGAACTACTACTATCCCAACATGTCGGAGGGCGGCGCAGCGATCGGCCTGGGGATCAACAAGGGCGTCTGGGACAAGTTGTCTCCGACCGACCAGGAGATCTTCAAGTCGGCGGCGGCGGCCGAGAACAGCCAGTTCTATGCCGACTTCAACGCCAACAACGCCAAGTCCCTGAACACGCTGATCAACGAGCACGGGGTCAAGGTCAGCCATTTCCCCGACGACATCATCGACGCGTTGGGCAAGGCGGCTCCCGATGTCCTGGCGTCCGCGGCGACGGACGATATCGGCAAGCGCATCCATGACGCGTATCTCAAGTCGCGCGACGACTATCGCGGCTGGAGCCAGGTCGCCGAACCGGCCTATGTCCGAGACCGGGCGCGCGTCCTGGGCTCGTAG
- a CDS encoding YbfB/YjiJ family MFS transporter, which translates to MSQATRLLLAGLLAMALVMGVGRFYYTPMLPLMQRDYGFDAAVAGFIASANFAGYLAGSIAASFIRPGPVRLWIFRISVVASVLTTAAMGLTDDVALWMALRFVSGVASALAMIVAATVVAEALHLAGEPGRLAWVFSGVGAGIALSGVLAQVAGHALSSGQMWYLAAGLCVLMVPFIFAEMRDRQLEARPHKISARTRQPRPLPFAALLVNYTCEGLGYSVFATFIVAIVKGRPGMEAFADWVWVIAGIGGVFSTLLWAAAAGRIGYASALVAAYVVQIVSVALPALSGNGFVALAAAAMFGGTLMGVTMLTLAVGRQSVDGRGIAILTAGFGLGQMVGPAVAGHFVAAGVGYSETLIGSAAVLVFGTVVLVVAMARRGIGVAQETGSAS; encoded by the coding sequence ATGAGCCAGGCGACGCGGCTCCTGCTTGCCGGCCTTCTGGCCATGGCACTGGTCATGGGCGTCGGGCGTTTCTACTACACGCCGATGCTGCCGTTGATGCAGCGCGACTACGGCTTCGACGCCGCCGTCGCCGGGTTCATCGCGTCGGCCAATTTCGCCGGATATCTGGCCGGCTCGATCGCGGCCTCGTTCATCCGGCCGGGGCCGGTGCGCCTGTGGATCTTCCGGATCAGCGTGGTGGCGAGTGTCCTGACGACGGCGGCGATGGGGCTGACCGACGACGTCGCTCTGTGGATGGCGCTGCGGTTCGTCTCCGGCGTCGCCAGCGCCCTGGCCATGATCGTGGCCGCGACGGTCGTCGCCGAGGCGCTGCACCTGGCGGGCGAACCGGGCAGGCTGGCCTGGGTGTTCTCGGGTGTCGGCGCCGGCATCGCGCTGTCCGGCGTGTTGGCGCAGGTCGCCGGCCACGCGCTGTCGTCGGGGCAGATGTGGTACCTCGCCGCCGGCCTGTGCGTGCTGATGGTTCCGTTCATCTTCGCCGAGATGCGCGATCGGCAGCTCGAGGCGCGGCCGCACAAGATCAGCGCACGGACCCGCCAGCCGCGGCCGTTGCCGTTCGCCGCGCTGCTCGTGAACTACACGTGCGAGGGGCTCGGCTACTCGGTCTTCGCAACCTTCATCGTGGCGATCGTCAAGGGCCGGCCCGGCATGGAGGCCTTCGCCGACTGGGTCTGGGTGATCGCCGGCATCGGTGGCGTGTTCAGCACGCTGCTGTGGGCGGCCGCCGCCGGCCGTATCGGCTACGCCAGCGCGCTGGTCGCGGCCTATGTGGTCCAGATCGTCTCCGTCGCGCTGCCGGCCCTGAGCGGCAACGGGTTCGTCGCGCTGGCCGCCGCCGCCATGTTCGGCGGCACGCTGATGGGGGTGACCATGCTGACGCTGGCCGTCGGCCGGCAGAGCGTCGACGGGCGCGGCATCGCGATCCTGACGGCGGGATTCGGGTTGGGGCAGATGGTCGGCCCGGCGGTCGCCGGGCATTTCGTGGCGGCCGGCGTCGGCTATTCCGAGACGCTGATCGGTTCGGCCGCTGTTCTCGTATTCGGGACGGTGGTGCTCGTCGTGGCCATGGCCCGGCGCGGGATAGGGGTTGCGCAGGAGACCGGCTCCGCGTCATGA
- a CDS encoding gamma-glutamyl-gamma-aminobutyrate hydrolase family protein: MNAGVRGQSVGRPVVAVPADVKSFEGYRWHAAAAQYLEAVAHVAGAMPLVVPALGGEFDYSRILDFVDGVMLTGSRSNVHPGNYGEAPTPAHEPFDEGRDATTLPLIRATLERGLPLFAICRGFQELNVALGGSIAAEIQEQPDRMDHRAPESTVQDERFAIRQRIDIRPGGRLASILGTEPIKVNSLHRQAIDRLADDLEIEATAQDGTIEAVSVKTAKAFALGVQWHPEYWAGSDPASRTLFEAFGDALRGYRSQKATLLSAAG, translated from the coding sequence ATGAACGCTGGCGTTAGGGGCCAGTCGGTTGGCCGTCCGGTCGTCGCCGTGCCCGCGGACGTGAAATCCTTCGAAGGATACCGCTGGCACGCGGCCGCTGCCCAGTATCTGGAGGCGGTTGCCCATGTCGCCGGCGCGATGCCGCTGGTCGTTCCCGCGCTCGGCGGCGAATTCGACTATTCGCGGATCCTCGATTTCGTCGATGGCGTGATGCTCACCGGCAGCCGCTCCAACGTGCACCCGGGCAACTACGGCGAAGCACCGACGCCGGCCCACGAACCCTTCGACGAGGGGCGCGACGCGACGACGCTGCCGTTGATCCGCGCGACGCTTGAGCGCGGTCTGCCGCTGTTCGCGATCTGCCGCGGATTTCAGGAACTCAACGTCGCGCTCGGCGGCTCCATCGCCGCCGAGATCCAGGAGCAGCCGGACCGCATGGATCATCGTGCCCCGGAATCGACGGTCCAGGACGAGCGGTTCGCCATCCGACAGAGGATCGATATCCGTCCCGGCGGACGACTGGCGTCGATCCTCGGTACCGAGCCGATCAAGGTCAATTCCCTCCATCGCCAGGCGATCGACCGGCTGGCCGACGATCTCGAGATCGAGGCAACGGCGCAGGACGGCACGATCGAGGCCGTCTCGGTCAAGACCGCCAAGGCGTTCGCGCTCGGCGTCCAGTGGCATCCCGAATACTGGGCGGGGTCCGATCCCGCGTCACGGACGCTGTTCGAGGCATTCGGCGACGCCCTCCGCGGCTATCGGTCGCAGAAGGCGACGCTGCTCTCGGCGGCCGGGTGA
- a CDS encoding haloacid dehalogenase type II, whose protein sequence is MKLDGIRACVFDAYGTLFDVHAPVAKVAAALGDKADAVSRMWRDKQLQYTWLRSLMGAHADFLAVTADALDYALAAHGVSNAPLRARLLDLYMTLDAYPDARRCLETLKSKGLTTAILSNGSPAMLDAATKSAGLDAQLDHVLSIEQVGIYKPDPRVYQLAVDELGIPAADMLFVSMNPWDASGAANFGFKVARLNRLGVPPDNLPGDISAEVATLDAIPDLVS, encoded by the coding sequence ATGAAGCTCGATGGCATCCGCGCCTGCGTTTTCGATGCCTATGGAACGTTGTTCGACGTTCATGCGCCGGTCGCCAAGGTTGCCGCCGCGCTTGGCGATAAGGCCGACGCGGTATCCCGGATGTGGCGCGACAAGCAGTTGCAGTACACCTGGCTCAGAAGCCTGATGGGCGCGCACGCGGATTTCCTTGCCGTGACAGCCGATGCGCTCGACTACGCGCTTGCCGCGCACGGCGTCTCGAACGCCCCGCTGAGGGCGCGGCTGCTCGATCTCTACATGACGCTCGACGCCTATCCGGACGCGCGCCGCTGCCTGGAGACCCTGAAATCGAAGGGGCTGACCACCGCGATCCTGTCGAACGGCTCGCCCGCGATGCTCGATGCGGCGACGAAGTCGGCGGGGCTGGACGCGCAACTCGACCATGTTCTTTCTATCGAGCAGGTCGGCATCTACAAGCCCGACCCGCGCGTCTATCAGCTCGCGGTCGATGAACTGGGAATTCCCGCCGCCGACATGCTGTTCGTGTCGATGAACCCGTGGGATGCGAGCGGAGCCGCCAATTTCGGCTTCAAGGTCGCCCGTCTCAACCGGCTCGGTGTGCCGCCCGACAACCTGCCGGGCGACATTTCCGCCGAGGTCGCGACGCTGGACGCTATTCCGGATCTGGTATCCTGA
- a CDS encoding TRAP transporter small permease subunit, giving the protein MREIANFVDGLNERIGRAVSWLALAIVLVQFLIVVGRYVFGVGSIWMQELVIYMFGFTFMLGAAYALRHDGHVRVDIFYREAAPRTKALVNLLGSVFFLLPMCVLIFWIAWPYVFQSWSIWEGSTEASGIPARYLQKTAILVFAVLMGLQGLAIIIRSVLTLRGDETETKALRSAE; this is encoded by the coding sequence ATGCGCGAGATCGCAAATTTCGTAGACGGGTTGAACGAGCGGATCGGCCGCGCCGTGTCGTGGCTGGCGCTGGCGATCGTGCTCGTCCAGTTTCTGATCGTCGTCGGCCGGTACGTGTTCGGCGTCGGATCGATCTGGATGCAGGAGCTGGTCATCTACATGTTCGGCTTCACCTTCATGCTCGGCGCCGCCTATGCGCTCCGGCATGACGGGCACGTGCGCGTCGACATCTTCTACAGAGAGGCCGCACCGCGCACCAAGGCCCTGGTAAACCTGCTGGGGTCGGTCTTCTTCCTGCTGCCGATGTGCGTTCTGATCTTCTGGATTGCCTGGCCCTACGTGTTCCAGTCCTGGTCCATCTGGGAAGGCTCGACCGAAGCCAGCGGCATTCCCGCACGCTATCTGCAGAAGACCGCGATCCTTGTCTTCGCCGTCCTCATGGGCCTGCAGGGGCTCGCCATCATCATCCGATCCGTCCTCACGCTGCGGGGTGACGAAACGGAGACAAAAGCCCTGCGGTCGGCGGAGTGA
- a CDS encoding nitrile hydratase accessory protein yields the protein MSPPEAPRPEIATALETLPSIPRDRYGPVFAEPWHAQAFAMTVELNAGGHFTWSEWADTLGAELKRAGPHATGDDAYYSAWLSALERLLDRKGIVPEAERSGRESAWDRAAKATPHGQPIELGAENTEKAG from the coding sequence TTGAGCCCGCCTGAGGCCCCGCGCCCCGAGATCGCAACGGCTCTGGAGACGCTGCCGTCGATCCCGCGCGACCGGTATGGTCCGGTATTCGCCGAGCCCTGGCACGCGCAGGCCTTCGCCATGACCGTCGAACTGAACGCCGGCGGCCATTTCACCTGGAGCGAATGGGCCGACACCCTCGGCGCGGAACTGAAGCGGGCCGGTCCCCACGCGACCGGCGACGATGCCTACTATTCCGCCTGGCTGAGCGCGCTTGAACGCCTGCTCGATCGCAAGGGGATCGTTCCCGAAGCCGAAAGGTCAGGCCGCGAGAGCGCCTGGGACCGCGCCGCGAAGGCGACACCCCATGGCCAGCCGATCGAGCTCGGCGCCGAAAACACGGAAAAGGCCGGCTAA
- a CDS encoding acyl-CoA dehydrogenase family protein yields MDFTLSPEIDALRLKVRTFVADEIEPLEADPASYNEFENIRMDLRDRMRAKARAAGIYAPQMPTDRGGLGLPMIGQAALYEEANRSIFGPSCINCAAPDDGNMRLLSMVAREDQKDRWLQPIIDGAVNSSFVMTEPHPGGGSDPGMMLTSAEKQGDKWIVRGRKWFISGAAVAKHFILVARTDPNPEEKRRHLSAFLFHRDQPGWKIVRRIDNMGPDEHGGVCELEFDGLEIADADRLMEVGDGLKATQIRLGPARLTHCMRWLGLAKRCMEIAAEYTSRREGFGIRLADRESVQLKMGELAHDIQIGRLLVMHAAWMLDQGDFARKEVSMAKVHVADTLQKAADVAIQLNGARGYSKDTILEWIYRYARCARIVDGASEVHNMVLARFYAKEGQDFWRWGS; encoded by the coding sequence ATGGACTTCACACTTTCGCCTGAGATCGACGCCCTTCGCCTGAAGGTGCGTACGTTCGTCGCCGACGAGATCGAGCCCCTCGAAGCCGATCCGGCAAGCTACAACGAATTCGAGAACATCCGGATGGATCTGCGGGACCGGATGCGCGCCAAGGCGCGCGCCGCTGGCATCTACGCACCGCAGATGCCGACCGATCGCGGCGGCCTCGGCCTGCCGATGATCGGGCAGGCCGCCCTCTACGAAGAGGCCAACCGGTCGATCTTCGGGCCGTCGTGCATCAATTGCGCCGCGCCGGACGACGGCAACATGCGGTTGCTGTCGATGGTGGCGCGCGAGGACCAGAAGGACCGGTGGCTGCAGCCGATCATCGACGGTGCGGTCAATTCGTCCTTCGTGATGACCGAACCGCATCCGGGCGGGGGCTCGGATCCGGGCATGATGCTCACAAGCGCCGAGAAACAGGGCGACAAGTGGATCGTGCGCGGGCGCAAATGGTTCATCTCCGGCGCGGCGGTCGCCAAGCATTTCATTTTGGTCGCCCGCACCGATCCCAATCCGGAGGAGAAGCGCCGGCACCTGTCCGCGTTCCTGTTCCATCGCGACCAGCCGGGCTGGAAGATCGTCCGGCGCATCGACAACATGGGTCCGGACGAGCATGGCGGAGTGTGCGAGCTCGAGTTCGATGGGCTGGAGATCGCCGACGCGGACCGGCTGATGGAGGTCGGCGACGGGCTCAAGGCGACGCAGATCCGCCTCGGGCCGGCGCGTCTCACCCATTGCATGCGCTGGCTGGGGCTTGCCAAGCGCTGCATGGAGATCGCCGCGGAGTACACGTCGCGCCGCGAAGGCTTCGGCATCCGGCTCGCCGACCGGGAATCGGTTCAGCTCAAGATGGGCGAGCTTGCCCACGACATCCAGATCGGCCGGCTGCTGGTCATGCACGCGGCCTGGATGCTCGACCAGGGCGATTTCGCTCGCAAGGAAGTGTCGATGGCGAAGGTCCATGTCGCCGACACCCTGCAGAAGGCGGCGGACGTGGCGATCCAGCTGAACGGCGCGCGCGGCTACTCCAAGGACACGATCCTCGAGTGGATCTACCGCTATGCCCGGTGCGCCCGCATCGTCGACGGTGCCTCCGAGGTGCACAACATGGTGCTCGCCCGTTTCTACGCGAAGGAGGGGCAGGACTTCTGGCGCTGGGGGAGCTAG
- a CDS encoding SDR family NAD(P)-dependent oxidoreductase, protein MTIASVGELFDLSGRTALVTGASSGLGWRFAEVLAANGANVGIAARRTDRLETLKSEIEARGGHALPVPLDVTDIDTIAPAFDAVEKAFGPVDILVNNAGVAAEGFIADMNPADWRKVLDTNLDGVFLVGQEAARRMTAVGKGGSIVNIASAIAFKVSKTLGAYAAAKAGVVQLTKVMALELADANIRVNAICPGYIETEINSDYFATEGGKKMIQRYVPMKRLGDIKELDGTLLLLASDAGSFITGTPILVDGGIAL, encoded by the coding sequence ATGACGATTGCGAGTGTTGGTGAACTGTTCGACCTTTCGGGGCGGACCGCGCTTGTTACCGGCGCGTCGAGCGGTCTCGGCTGGCGGTTCGCGGAAGTCTTGGCCGCGAACGGGGCGAACGTGGGAATCGCGGCGCGTCGGACCGACAGGCTGGAGACGCTCAAGTCCGAAATCGAGGCCCGCGGCGGCCACGCGTTGCCGGTGCCGCTCGATGTCACCGACATCGATACCATCGCGCCCGCCTTCGATGCGGTGGAGAAGGCGTTCGGCCCGGTCGACATCCTCGTCAACAACGCCGGCGTGGCCGCCGAGGGGTTCATCGCCGACATGAACCCGGCGGATTGGCGCAAGGTGCTCGATACCAATCTCGACGGTGTCTTCCTCGTCGGCCAGGAGGCGGCACGGCGGATGACCGCGGTCGGCAAGGGCGGATCGATCGTCAACATCGCCTCCGCGATCGCCTTCAAGGTTTCGAAGACGCTCGGCGCCTACGCCGCCGCGAAGGCCGGCGTCGTGCAGCTCACCAAGGTGATGGCGCTCGAACTCGCAGATGCGAACATCCGCGTCAACGCGATCTGCCCTGGCTATATCGAGACCGAAATCAACAGCGACTACTTCGCGACCGAGGGCGGCAAGAAGATGATCCAGCGCTACGTGCCGATGAAGCGGCTCGGCGACATCAAGGAGCTCGACGGCACGCTGTTGCTGCTCGCCTCCGACGCGGGCTCGTTCATCACCGGCACGCCCATCCTCGTCGACGGCGGCATCGCGCTCTGA